One Algihabitans albus DNA segment encodes these proteins:
- a CDS encoding sigma-70 family RNA polymerase sigma factor produces MSIREQLVAELSPLRAFAISLCGDTHRADDLVQEALMKALANLDKFQEGTNLRAWLFTILRNAYFSEFRKRRHEVEDVEGTFAANLASVPEQPGQLAMRDLHRALLRLPDEQREAVLLVGAAGFAYEEAAEIAGVATGTVKSRVNRARLRLAELLQVDSSERQDRSADSSALRSLGAVQVDPAA; encoded by the coding sequence ATGTCGATACGCGAGCAACTTGTTGCCGAACTGTCTCCGCTCCGCGCTTTTGCTATCTCGCTCTGTGGAGACACGCACCGCGCCGACGATCTTGTCCAGGAAGCGTTGATGAAGGCTCTCGCCAACCTCGACAAGTTCCAGGAAGGCACCAACCTGCGTGCCTGGCTTTTCACCATCCTTCGCAACGCCTATTTTTCCGAATTCCGGAAAAGGCGACACGAAGTCGAGGACGTCGAGGGCACGTTCGCCGCAAACCTGGCGAGTGTCCCGGAGCAGCCCGGCCAACTTGCCATGCGGGACCTGCACCGCGCCCTCCTTCGTCTGCCGGACGAACAACGTGAAGCTGTACTTCTGGTCGGCGCTGCAGGTTTTGCCTATGAGGAAGCGGCAGAGATAGCGGGTGTCGCAACCGGGACAGTAAAGAGCCGGGTAAACAGGGCTCGACTGCGGTTGGCGGAACTTCTGCAGGTCGACTCTTCCGAGCGACAAGACCGCAGTGCCGATTCCTCAGCGCTGCGGTCGCTCGGGGCCGTGCAGGTAGATCCCGCGGCTTAG
- a CDS encoding NepR family anti-sigma factor, translated as MGSDTKKPSSVPADGNQSPRVGGKATPDDSAKTTTSGQLEDSQLAHIGTELRRMYDGLVQEPVPDRLLELLKQLDSSETADGSKSSGLRSSDDQERP; from the coding sequence ATGGGATCTGACACTAAAAAGCCTTCATCGGTGCCAGCCGACGGGAATCAATCGCCACGAGTCGGCGGCAAGGCAACTCCCGACGACAGCGCTAAGACGACAACATCCGGCCAACTGGAGGACAGCCAACTCGCCCACATCGGAACGGAACTGCGAAGGATGTATGACGGCCTGGTCCAGGAACCCGTGCCAGACCGACTGCTCGAGCTACTCAAACAGCTAGATTCCTCCGAAACAGCAGACGGCAGTAAGAGCTCCGGCCTACGATCATCAGACGATCAAGAGAGGCCGTAG